The Mycolicibacterium cosmeticum sequence CGCCATGACCGGCGAAACCGCGACCGCCGGTGCTTTCTCGCGCCCCGGTTTGCCGGTTGAGTACCTCCAGGTGCCCTCGCCGTCGATGGGCCGCGACATCAAGATCCAGTTCCAGAGCGGAGGCGAGGGTTCGCCCGCCGTCTACCTGCTCGACGGCCTGCGCGCCCAGGACGACTTCAACGGCTGGGATATCAACACCCCGGCGTTCGAGTGGTTCCTCAACAGCGGCCTGTCGGCGGTCATGCCGGTCGGCGGGCAGTCCAGCTTCTACGCCGACTGGTACGCGCCGGCCCGCAACAAGGGCCCGACGCTGACCTACAAGTGGGAGACCTTCCTGACCCAGGAACTCCCGCAGTGGCTGCAGGCCAACCGTGGCATCAAGCCCACCGGCAGCGCCGCCGTCGGCCTGTCGATGGCCGGCTCGGCCTCGCTGACCCTGGCGATCTGGCACCCGGAGCAGTTCATCTACGCCGGTTCGCTGTCGGGCTTCCTGAACCCCTCCGAGGGCTGGTGGCCGTTCCTCATCAACATCTCCATGGGTGACGCCGGTGGCTTCAAGGCCGACGACATGTGGGGCAAGACCGAGGACCCGAACAGCGGTTGGAAGCGCAACGACCCGATGGTCAACATCGACCGCCTGGTCGCCAACAACACCCGCATCTGGGTGTACTGCGGTAACGGCCAGCCCAACGAGCTCGGCGGCGGCGACCTGCCCGCCACCTTCCTGGAGGGCCTGACCATCAAGACCAACATCACCTTCCGCGACAACTACCTGGCCGCGGGCGGTAAGAACGGCGTCTTCAACTTCCCGGACAACGGCACGCACAACTGGGCGTACTGGGGCCGGGAGCTGCAGGCGATGATCCCCGACATGCAGCGCACGCTCGGCTGAGCTGACGCATAGCGAAATCCCCCGGGACCGTATTGGTCCCGGGGGATTTTGCTATGCGGAGGTCCTCACGGCTTGGCCATCGGGACCGGCTGCGGCGCAACACGTTCGCGGTGCCGCTGGTTGACCCGGGCCGCGCGCGCGACGAAGCCGGGCCGGAACAGCCGCATCGGTGAGTCGAGCATGCCGGTGACCCGCAGCAACTGAATCGCGGTGTCGTCGTCGGCTTCGGCCGCCCGCATCACCCAGTCGAGGTAGGCGTTCGACAACCGCATGGGCAGCGGGCGCGGGCCGGGCACCTCCGGCAGGGACAGGTCCGAGCCCACCGCGGTCTG is a genomic window containing:
- a CDS encoding esterase family protein, which encodes MQNVVGRWMRRIGAAAAAALVIPGAVAMTGETATAGAFSRPGLPVEYLQVPSPSMGRDIKIQFQSGGEGSPAVYLLDGLRAQDDFNGWDINTPAFEWFLNSGLSAVMPVGGQSSFYADWYAPARNKGPTLTYKWETFLTQELPQWLQANRGIKPTGSAAVGLSMAGSASLTLAIWHPEQFIYAGSLSGFLNPSEGWWPFLINISMGDAGGFKADDMWGKTEDPNSGWKRNDPMVNIDRLVANNTRIWVYCGNGQPNELGGGDLPATFLEGLTIKTNITFRDNYLAAGGKNGVFNFPDNGTHNWAYWGRELQAMIPDMQRTLG